From Plectropomus leopardus isolate mb chromosome 4, YSFRI_Pleo_2.0, whole genome shotgun sequence, the proteins below share one genomic window:
- the anxa5b gene encoding annexin A5b, protein MANRGTIRPSGNFNASADAEVLYKAMKGLGTDEDSILQLLVARSNAQRQEIKAAYKTLFGKDLVDDLKGELGGNFETLIVALMTPPLAYDVTSLRNAIKGAGTDEKVLVEILASRTPQQVKEIVAAYRQEYDDDLEEDIAGDTSGHFKRLLVILLQANRQQGIQEGNIENDAQALFKAGEQKFGTDEQSFVTILGNRSAEHLRRVFDAYMKLSGYEMEESIKRETSGGLRDLLLAVVKCARSVPAYFAETLYYAMKGLGTDDNTLIRAMVTRSEVDLMDIRTEFRRMFACSLFSMIKGDTGGDYRKALLLICGGDDA, encoded by the exons GCCAACAGAGGAACCATTCGACCCAGTGGAAACTTCAACGCCAGTGCAGATGCTGAGGTCTTGTACAAGGCAATGAAGGGGCTgg GGACCGATGAGGATTCCATCTTGCAGCTGCTGGTGGCTCGCAGCAACGCCCAGAGGCAGGAGATCAAGGCTGCCTACAAAACTCTGTTTGGAAAG GATCTGGTAGATGACCTGAAAGGAGAGCTGGGGGGCAACTTTGAGACCCTGATCGTGGCTCTGATGACCCCACCCCTCGCTTATGATGTGACATCGCTCCGCAATGCCATCAAG GGGGCAGGAACAGACGAGAAGGTCCTGGTGGAGATCCTCGCCTCCAGAACGCCTCAGCAGGTGAAGGAGATCGTCGCTGCTTATAGACAGg AGTACGATGACGACCTGGAGGAGGACATCGCCGGTGACACCTCAGGTCACTTTAAGAGACTTCTGGTTATTCTGCTGCAG GCGAACAGGCAGCAGGGGATCCAGGAGGGAAACATTGAAAATGACGCTCAG gcCCTCTTCAAAGCAGGAGAGCAGAAGTTTGGCACTGATGAACAATCGTTTGTCACCATCCTGGGAAACCGCAGTGCAGAACATCTCAGGAGag tgtttgatgCTTACATGAAGTTGTCCGGATACGAGATGGAGGAGAGCATCAAGAGGGAAACATCTGGCGGTCTGAGAGATCTGCTGCTGGCAGTCG tGAAGTGTGCCAGGAGCGTCCCAGCCTATTTTGCTGAAACTCTGTACTACGCAATGAAG GGTCTAGGAACTGATGACAACACCCTGATCAGAGCGATGGTGACTCGCAGTGAGGTGGACCTGATGGACATCAGAACTGAGTTCAGGAGGATGTTCGCCTGCTCTCTGTTTTCCATGATCAAG GGAGATACCGGCGGCGACTACCGAAAGGCTTTACTGTTGATCTGCGGTGGAGATGATGCGTAA
- the LOC121942656 gene encoding fibroblast growth factor-binding protein 1-like: MKAMCEATESHKKQLYAQQHKSFSIINCPLKEEMLLLKTFAPWLLLAFLGQQVSLSSAARNKNRDRDRTVTTAAPDRAQRSGDKPAAKARGKFSKNKMQCTWGAKDVGDTVRLTVKCEDPVARVKGGVTDLQCLYNGKPQSCPGYRSNNKGFWKQVGRALKRLQDKACEDERALVKASMCKRAPRDAHFKLDVFSSVASAQSGGIDNTPPPPPPPRANTTACTRRADHRKTAEENCSDSWVSVCSFFLSLLQSDDC, from the exons ATGAAAGCCATGTGCGAGGCCACAGAGAGCCACAAGAAGCAGCTTTACGCACAGCAACACAAGTCATTTTCG ATCATAAACTGTCCTCTAAAAGAAGAGATGTTGCTGCTGAAGACTTTTGCTCCCTGGCTGCTGCTGGCCTTTCTCGGGCAGCAggtctctctctcctccgctGCGCGCAACAAAAACCGAGACCGAGACAGGACGGTGACCACAGCGGCCCCCGACAGAGCGCAGAGGAGCGGCGACAAACCTGCAGCGAAAGCTCGTGGGAAGTTCTCCAAGAACAAGATGCAATGCACGTGGGGGGCGAAAGATGTCGGGGACACGGTGAGGCTGACGGTGAAATGCGAGGACCCGGTGGCGCGCGTCAAAGGCGGAGTCACCGATCTGCAGTGTTTATACAACGGCAAACCTCAGAGCTGCCCGGGATACCGGTCCAACAACAAGGGCTTCTGGAAACAGGTGGGCCGCGCGCTCAAAAGACTGCAAGACAAAGCGTGCGAGGACGAGCGCGCGCTGGTGAAGGCTTCCATGTGTAAGCGCGCACCCCGGGATGCGCACTTCAAGCTGGACGTCTTCAGCTCTGTGGCCTCTGCTCAGTCCGGAGGAATTGATAATACCCCCCCACCGCCGCCACCGCCTCGCGCCAACACCACAGCGTGCACGCGGCGCGCGGACCACCGGAAAACGGCTGAGGAGAATTGCAGCGACTCGTGGGTCAGTGTGTGCAGTTTCTTTCTGTCCCTCCTGCAAAGTGACGACTGTTGA